A window of the Salarias fasciatus chromosome 7, fSalaFa1.1, whole genome shotgun sequence genome harbors these coding sequences:
- the cfdp1 gene encoding craniofacial development protein 1, translating to MMNYSDYDSDGYSSNEDADYVPSDDNLSEDDINECEKEDPLHEDDTVPHPGDVSRKKKKKKDVGMRKRKKGVLKVDVDEKEGGGVEEAEPSQQEADRPVEKEEEDDVKQKKKSDDLWASFLSDVGTRPKESGAASQSGSTPKPETSVLKDAPASARTKAPEPAAKVTITKVFDFAGEEVRVNKEVSADSREAKSYMKKESSAQEEDKDEDKEQSSSHSQVPPGPSAKRPPGLSGLLGRIGGKKPKMSTLEKSKMDWDAFKSEEGITEELAIHNRGRDGYVERKNFLERVDHRQFELEKAVRLNNMKR from the exons ATGATGAACTACTCAGACTACGACTCGGATGGTTATTCATCCAACGAGGATGCAGACTACGTCCCGTCAG ATGATAACCTCAGTGAAGACGACATCAATGAGTGTGAAAAGGAAGACCCTCTTCATGAAGACGACACCGTCCCTCATCCCGGCGACGTGAGCcgcaagaaaaagaagaagaaggacgtTGGCATGAG gaagaggaagaaaggagtCCTGAAAGTGGACGTGGATGAGAAGGAGGGCGGTGGAGTCGAAGAAGCAGAGCCGTCGCAGCAGGAGGCGGATCGGCCCGttgagaaggaggaggaggacgacgtgaaacagaagaagaaatcagaCGATCTCTGGGCCAGTTTCCTCTCCGACGTCGGTACCAGGCCCAAAGAGTCTGGAGCGGCTTCACAGTCAGGCTCCACTCCCAAG ccCGAGACCTCAGTCTTGAAAGATGCTCCAGCGAGTGCACGAACGAAAGCGCCAGAGCCGGCGGCTAAAGTCACCATCACCAAAGTGTTCGACTTCGCTGGAGAGGAAGTCAG GGTGAATAAAGAAGTGTCTGCAGACTCCAGGGAGGCAAAGAGTTACATGAAGAAAGAGAGCAGCGCgcaggaggaggacaaagaCGAAGACAAAGAGCAGAGCTCGTCACACAGCCAAGTTCCTCCTGGGcccag CGCGAAGCGTCCGCCGGGCCTCTCGGGCCTCCTGGGCCGGATCGGCGGCAAGAAACCAAAAATGAGCACACTGGAGAAGTCAAAGATGGACTGGGACGCTTTCAAATCGGAAGAGGGCATCACGGAGGAGCTGGCCATTCACAACCGGGGCCGAGACGG gtaTGTGGAGCGGAAAAACTTCCTGGAGCGTGTGGATCATCGGCAGTTCGAGTTGGAAAAAGCAGTGCGACTAAACAACATGAAGCGATGA